One Oryza brachyantha chromosome 3, ObraRS2, whole genome shotgun sequence DNA segment encodes these proteins:
- the LOC107303781 gene encoding dof zinc finger protein DOF5.7-like, whose amino-acid sequence MAPAAGDDAVGPRKGGGGGTTPPPAQQPPPPPQDQGLRCPRCDSPNTKFCYYNNYSLSQPRHFCKTCRRYWTKGGALRNVPVGGGCRKNKRSRSAAAAAGSRLSLNLPVEGIGAGADSAAAAAAARLGFLGSAGSTVMSSTSPLGGAAAVTDFQQGGAVGMLPLPRLHSPGGGGVGVGQYVPFGEWPTGDIAGGNAVNGCHGAVSSTIASSIESLSFINQDLHWKLQQQRLATMFLGPPGTSTTAAAAAQANDGGVSGTAQGHAAVGGAFLHMAGSVPSIEAVPSATSWFMDSCSYGLPSPPPPAAAAVATTSSNLNSGRSSGGGGDDNATSNCGSVIPAWGDISTFAMLP is encoded by the coding sequence atggcgccggcggcgggcgacgacgcggtgggGCCGCGGaagggtggtggtgggggcacgacgccgccaccggcgcagcagccgccgccgccgccgcaggacCAGGGGCTGCGGTGCCCGCGGTGCGACTCTCCCAACACCAAGTTCTGCTACTACAACAACTACAGCCTCAGCCAGCCGCGGCACTTCTGCAAGACGTGCCGGAGGTACTGGACCAAGGGCGGCGCGCTCCGCAACGTCCCCGTCGGCGGTGGCTGCCGCAAGAACAAGCGCTCCCGCtctgccgccgcggcggccggctcgCGCCTCTCGCTCAACCTGCCCGTGGAGGGTATCGGCGCCGGGGCGgactccgcggcggcggctgctgccgcCAGGCTGGGGTTTCTTGGCAGCGCCGGGTCGACGGTGAtgtcgtcgacgtcgccgctCGGTGGCGCCGCTGCCGTGACCGACTTCCAGCAGGGAGGCGCCGTCGGTATGCTGCCGTTACCGAGGCTCCACTcccctggcggcggcggcgtcggggtcGGGCAGTACGTGCCGTTCGGGGAGTGGCCCACGGGGGACATTGCCGGCGGCAACGCGGTGAACGGCTGCCATGGGGCCGTGAGCAGCACCATCGCGTCGTCCATCGAGTCGCTAAGCTTCATCAACCAGGACCTGCACTGGaagctgcagcagcagaggCTCGCCACCATGTTCCTCGGCCCGCCGGgcacctccaccaccgccgccgccgccgcccaggcCAACGACGGTGGCGTCAGCGGCACCGCCCAAGGACATGCTGCCGTCGGGGGCGCCTTCCTGCACATGGCGGGCAGCGTCCCCAGCATTGAGGCAGTgccgtcggcgacgtcgtGGTTCATGGACAGCTGCTCATACGGGCTcccttccccgccgccgcctgccgctgccgccgtggcCACCACCAGTAGCAACCTCAACAGTGGCCGgagtagcggcggcggcggcgacgacaacgCCACCTCCAACTGCGGCAGCGTGATCCCGGCGTGGGGCGACATCTCGACGTTCGCGATGCTGCCCTAG
- the LOC102706084 gene encoding arabinosyltransferase XEG113, with protein sequence MAPWCPAESTKPVFVGIYGAVIGGFAVSALFFLLSSFSSISAPPLPLPPATAAWGAANLSASGAAQPETMYNRPIWKPPPRRERMPPPRAFRLTREMVGARARGGVIVVTFGNHAFLDFILTWVRHLTDLGVVNLLVGAMDTKLVRELYLRGVPVFDMGSRMATEDAGWGSPTFHKMGREKVLLINALLPFGYELLMCDTDMVWLKNPLPYLARYPDADLLSSSDQVIPTVTDDSLENWREVTGAYNIGIFHWRSTEPAKRLAKEWKDLVLSDDKLWDQNAFNDLVHKNFGHPVVGEDGLVYSYDGKLKLGVLPASIFCSGHTYFVQGMYQQLRLEPYAVHTTFQYAGTAGKRHRLREAMLFFDQPSYYDSPGGFLSFRPNIPKSLLLDGAHTVESHFALVNYQLKQIRTALAIASVLKRTLVMPPLWCRLDRMWFGHPGVMEGTMTRQPFLCPMDHVFEVNVMLKDLSEDEFGPLIDFREYSFLENPSLPKQVKESFREVELCNEHSTRCSATNRTNKGAPVLLPRNSTEQTILNIFKPYKDIKILQFSSMVDAFRGFSDAAVETKFRNRVKRYVGLWCCVQFREIGHIYYDMYWDEKPGWKPLPPQTKEEDHPPWS encoded by the exons ATGGCGCCGTGGTGCCCCGCAGAGTCCACCAAGCCGGTGTTCGTCGGGATCTACGGCGCCGTCATCGGCGGGTTTGCCGTCTCCgcgctcttcttcctcctctcctccttctcctcgaTCTCCGCGCCCccgctccccctccctcccgccaccgccgcctggGGCGCCGCCAACCTCTCGGCCTCCGGTGCGGCGCAGCCGGAGACCATGTACAACCGGCCAATCTGGAAGCCCCCGCCTCGGAGGGAGCGGAtgcccccgccgcgcgcgttCCGCCTCACCCGCGAGATGGTgggcgcccgcgcccgcggcgGTGTCATTGTCGTGACCTTCGGCAACCACGCCTTCCTCGACTTCATCCTCACCTGGGTGCGCCACCTCACGGACCTCGGCGTCGTCaacctcctcgtcggcgccatGGACACCAAGCTGGTACGGGAGCTCTACCTCAGGGGCGTGCCCGTCTTCGACATGGGCAGCAGGATGGCCACCGAGGACGCCGGCTGGGGCTCGCCCACCTTCCACAAGATGGGCAGGGAGAAGGTGCTGCTCATCAACGCGCTCCTGCCCTTCGGGTACGAGCTGCTCATGTGCGACACGGACATGGTGTGGCTCAAGAACCCGCTGCCCTACCTCGCCCGCTACCCTGACGCGGATCTCCTCTCGTCCAGCGACCAGGTCATTCCCACGGTCACCGACGACAGCCTGGAGAACTGGAGGGAAG TTACTGGTGCATACAATATTGGTATTTTCCATTGGCGATCCACTGAACCTGCTAAGAGGCTAGCAAAAGAATGGAAAGACTTAGTCTTATCTGATGATAAGTTGTGGGACCAGAATGCTTTTAATGATCTGGTGCACAAAAATTTTGGACACCCAGTGGTAGGAGAAGATGGACTTGTATATTCTTATGATGGAAAACTGAAACTTGGAGTCCTACCAGCAAGTATATTCTGTAGTGGTCATACGTATTTTGTGCAG GGCATGTATCAGCAGCTTCGGCTAGAACCATATGCTGTGCATACTACTTTCCAGTATGCAGGTACTGCAGGAAAACGTCATAGATTGCGTGAAGCAATGCTTTTCTTTGATCAGCCATCATATTATGACTCACCAG GAGGTTTCCTATCATTTAGACCCAACATTCCTAAAAGCTTGCTGTTAGATGGTGCTCATACTGTTGAATCTCATTTTGCATTGGTCAATTACCAG ttgAAGCAAATAAGAACTGCACTCGCTATTGCTTCTGTATTAAAGAGGACCCTG GTAATGCCTCCATTATGGTGCAGGCTTGATAGGATGTGGTTTGGACATCCTGGAGTTATGGAAGGAACAATGACCAGACAGCCTTTTCTCTGTCCGATGGATCATGTTTTTGAG GTAAATGTTATGTTAAAGGACTTATCTGAGGATGAGTTTGGCCCACTTATTGATTTTAGAGAATACTCATTTCTTGAGAATCCATCGTTGCCTAAACAG GTCAAAGAATCATTTCGTGAGGTTGAGCTCTGCAATGAGCATAGCACCAGATGCTCAGCAACTAATAGAACCAATAAAGGCGCACCTGTTCTCTTACCAAGGAATAGCACAGAACAAACG atTTTGAATATCTTCAAACCATACAAGGATATCAAAATCTTACAGTTCTCATCTATGGTTGATGCCTTTAGAGGTTTCTCTGATGCA GCTGTGGAAACAAAATTTCGGAATCGAGTAAAGAGATATGTGGGCCTATGGTGCTGTGTGCAATTCCGTGAAATAGGGCACATATATTATGACATGTACTGGGATGAGAAACCAGGCTGGAAGCCTCTTCCTCCACAGACAAAGGAGGAGGACCATCCACCTTGGTCCTGA
- the LOC102704410 gene encoding protein POST-ILLUMINATION CHLOROPHYLL FLUORESCENCE INCREASE, chloroplastic gives MATLSSCSRLSTGGAALHRRPRRPAGAAVVACHRSARVVRTGAAAAPAAATAPAVPQTKQCSLPTWAEFELGKAPVYWKTTTGLAPSPGEGLTLFYNPAANKITPNDQFGVAFNGGFNQPIMCGGEPRQMTLQERGSADPPIYTIRILVPQHAMTLIFSFTNGVDWDGPYTLKFRVPKPWLNKPLSFFNEGLADELNREGACDRAIFPDANIVITSCEMGSYYEEGGDRCKLDIVSGCMDPNSHLFDPLATVDDGSCPLESDSEE, from the exons ATGGCCACGCTCTCTTCCTGCAGCCGCCTgagcaccggcggcgccgccctccaccgccgcccccggcGGCCGGCAGGCGCCGCGGTCGTCGCCTGCCACCGGAGCGCCAGGGTAGTCCGAActggcgccgcggcggcaccTGCCGCGGCCACGGCGCCCGCCGTGCCGCAGACCAAGCA GTGCTCGCTTCCGACATGGGCGGAGTTCGAGCTGGGCAAGGCGCCGGTCTACTGGAAGACCACGACCGGCCTTGCTCCATCCCCG GGAGAGGGCCTGACACTTTTCTACAACCCAGCGGCGAACAAGATAACTCCCAACGATCAGTTCGGCGTCGCGTTTAATG GTGGTTTTAACCAGCCGATCATGTGCGGTGGTGAACCGAGGCAGATGACGCTGCAAGAAAGGGGCTCAGCTGATCCTCCCATATACACCATCAGGATACTTGTGCCGCAGCATG CCATGACCCTGATCTTCTCCTTCACAAATGGGGTGGATTGGGATGGGCCGTACACCCTCAAGTTCAGGGTCCCCAAGCCATGGCTGAACAAGCCCTTGAGCTTCTTCAACGAG GGTCTCGCAGACGAACTGAACAGGGAAGGCGCCTGCGACAGAGCCATCTTCCCAGATGCAAACATTGTCATCACAAGCTGCGAGATGGGCAGCTACTACGAAGAGGGG GGAGATCGCTGCAAGCTGGACATTGTGTCCGGGTGCATGGACCCGAACTCGCACCTGTTCGATCCTCTCGCAACCGTGGATGACGGCTCCTGCCCACTGGAATCTGACTCCGAGGAATGA
- the LOC102705798 gene encoding DNA-directed RNA polymerases II, IV and V subunit 6A-like, which produces MADDDYNDVDMGYEDEPPEPEIEEGAEEELENNNEDAPDDVLGAEAEDKEQDKTQRPRKTSKYMTKYERARILGTRALQISMNAPVMVELEGETDPLEIAMKELRARKIPFTIRRYLPDGSYEDWGVNELIVEDSWKRQVGGG; this is translated from the exons GTACGAGGATGAGCCCCCGGAACCGGAGATTGAG GAAGGGGCTGAAGAGGAACTTGAGAACAACAACGAGGATGCTCCTGATGATGTTTTAGGGGCAGAGGCTGAAGATAAGGAACAAGATAAGACTCAGCGCCCACGTAAAACATCAAAGTATATGACAAAGTATGAGCGTGCACGTATACTGGGTACACGTGCATTACAGATAAG CATGAATGCTCCAGTTATGGTTGAGCTTGAGGGAGAAACTGATCCTCTAGAG ATTGCCATGAAAGAGTTGAGAGCACGCAAGATCCCATTCACAATCAGGCGGTACTTACCTGATGGAAG CTACGAGGACTGGGGAGTCAACGAGCTTATTGTGGAGGACTCCTGGAAACGCCAGGTTGGAGGCGGTTAA